The Sphingomonas sinipercae genome contains a region encoding:
- a CDS encoding DsbA family protein, translated as MAAVLLIAVPQLLSSRIVRAGILSDPQVLVDGSEALRDLQYAPTLAEHRAALERPFGTSWKGSAKPDVTLVEFFDYACPYCKASNPHIDRLVREDPNLRVVYRELPILGPESVNAARLSLTASQAGRFNQFHDALWEAGRPAPATIATAANAAGIPVNAKVSPEVEAELRTNFSLASALGATGTPLFIVGNRVLNSAVGYDALKQAVADARKKS; from the coding sequence ATGGCCGCAGTCTTGCTGATCGCCGTTCCGCAACTGCTTAGCAGCCGCATCGTCCGCGCCGGGATATTGTCCGACCCGCAAGTGCTGGTCGACGGTTCCGAAGCGCTCCGCGACCTGCAATATGCGCCAACCCTGGCCGAACATCGCGCGGCGCTCGAGCGACCGTTCGGGACATCGTGGAAGGGGTCGGCCAAGCCCGACGTAACCCTCGTCGAATTCTTCGATTACGCCTGTCCCTATTGCAAGGCGAGCAACCCGCACATCGACCGGCTGGTCCGGGAAGACCCGAACCTGCGCGTTGTCTATCGCGAGCTTCCGATCCTTGGGCCCGAGAGCGTCAATGCCGCGCGCCTGTCGCTGACCGCGTCGCAGGCGGGCCGTTTCAACCAGTTCCACGACGCCCTGTGGGAGGCTGGACGCCCGGCCCCGGCGACGATCGCCACGGCCGCCAACGCCGCCGGCATCCCGGTCAATGCCAAGGTCAGCCCGGAAGTTGAGGCGGAGCTGCGCACCAACTTCAGCTTGGCGAGCGCGCTCGGAGCGACCGGCACGCCCTTGTTCATCGTCGGCAATCGCGTGCTCAACAGCGCGGTCGGCTATGACGCGCTCAAGCAAGCCGTCGCCGACGCGCGGAAGAAGAGTTAG
- a CDS encoding ABC transporter permease subunit — translation MIPGIIRFEIRYQLRNPVFWVAAAIFLLLGFGLTASANVSIGTPGGVHKNAANAIASATAIFSLFYVFVVTAFVANAIIRDDASGFSPIVRATAVTPRQIVAGRFIGGLLIAWLGYLALPLGLLLGSSMPWVDPETVGPQVFAYYGWPLLIFALPNILFLCAALFALATLLRSMMAAYIGAIILVMGYLAVTSILAPKVEYRDAVARWDPLGAGAIERATFYWTQSELNSRLIDLSGTILFNRVWTLALAAVFLAVTFWRFTMTERAPSRRRLRKLARQERRSAVAAAVAPVLGGERVTASDLTPSRSTQFLTRLRVEVRQVLTSPGLIVLLLLSVVFTGISLWLSQSRYGTSDFPTVAATISNVEGGSGLFLLMIAAFFGGELVWRERDRKLNELIDSTAAPSWIITVPKILAIFLVLLLVNLAGALTGIVYQLTEGAKVIGLSDYVTWLIVPVALDALLIAVLAVFVQVLSPNKYVGWGILFVWFVSGIFLNNLGYGNPLYTYGRTPQVPLSDFVGAGSFWIGAWVLRMYWFFFAVVLAVLAHLLWPRGTDLAVRARVRRLPRMASTPALVIVGIAGVLMAATGAYAYYNMKVLNRYQTSDEAEKFVADYERKYLKYEKLPQPAVTKVALDVQLYPKQKMLVTDGAYALVNTGTTPISDIHVRKSDQDAEWLKLDIAGAKLASDDEKFGYRIYRLAKPLAPGASTMLRFKSRIWHRGFRAGSPATDVIENGTFANNFDFAPVIGMDRTSLLRDRIKRRRQGLPAELRTAKLEDMNGARRSYFGVSWVMSDITVTTDADQTPIAPGNQVSDTVKDGRRTARFVSPAPILNFFSIQSARYKVATLNHNGLKLSVYYHPDHDWNVDKMLKAMAKSLDYYRANFGPYQFNYARIIEFPGYRSFAQAFAGTMPYSESIGFNANTNDPDKIDFTTYVVAHEMGHQYWAHQVVGGDMQGATSMSETLAQYSALMTMKQIYGPDKIRRFLKYELDNYLRSRAGEAVEELPLERVENQDYIHYRKGALAMYLLQERLGEDAVNRALSRFLDAWRFKGPPYPRSLDMIAEFRKEAKTPEQQRLISDLFSKITVYDLKVVDAKTRHSGDGWTTTLTLAGEKAYANGKGEETKAKLDEQVEIGLFTARPGLGAFSAKDVIVIERQRLHNGNQQVVVKSKVKPAFAGVDPYNFFIDRNSDDNVKAVTAS, via the coding sequence ATGATCCCCGGCATCATTCGCTTCGAGATCCGCTACCAGCTGCGCAACCCGGTCTTCTGGGTCGCCGCCGCAATCTTCCTCCTGCTCGGCTTCGGCCTGACGGCAAGCGCGAACGTCAGCATCGGCACGCCCGGCGGCGTCCACAAGAATGCCGCCAACGCGATCGCTTCGGCGACCGCCATCTTCTCGCTGTTCTACGTGTTCGTCGTGACCGCTTTCGTTGCCAACGCGATCATCCGCGACGACGCGAGCGGCTTTTCGCCCATCGTGAGGGCGACCGCGGTGACGCCCCGGCAAATCGTTGCCGGACGCTTCATCGGCGGTTTGCTGATCGCCTGGCTGGGCTATCTGGCCTTGCCGCTCGGGCTGCTGTTGGGATCGTCGATGCCATGGGTCGATCCGGAGACGGTCGGGCCGCAGGTTTTCGCATATTACGGCTGGCCGCTGCTCATTTTCGCGTTGCCGAACATCTTGTTCCTGTGCGCTGCGCTGTTCGCGCTCGCCACCCTTCTCCGGTCGATGATGGCGGCGTACATCGGCGCGATCATCCTGGTGATGGGCTATTTGGCCGTGACCAGCATCCTTGCCCCCAAGGTGGAATATCGCGACGCCGTCGCCAGGTGGGACCCGCTTGGCGCCGGAGCGATCGAGCGAGCGACCTTTTACTGGACTCAAAGCGAGCTCAACAGCCGGCTGATCGACCTTAGCGGCACCATCCTGTTCAACCGCGTGTGGACGCTGGCGCTCGCCGCGGTTTTCCTGGCCGTGACCTTCTGGCGCTTCACCATGACCGAGCGCGCGCCGTCGCGCCGCCGCCTTCGCAAGCTTGCCCGCCAGGAGCGCCGTTCGGCCGTCGCCGCCGCGGTTGCGCCTGTGCTCGGCGGCGAACGGGTGACCGCCAGCGACCTCACGCCATCGCGCTCGACTCAGTTCCTCACCCGGCTTCGGGTAGAAGTGCGGCAGGTGCTGACCAGCCCAGGACTCATCGTCCTGTTGCTGTTGTCCGTGGTATTCACCGGGATCAGCCTGTGGCTGTCGCAGTCGCGCTACGGAACGTCGGATTTCCCGACGGTCGCGGCGACGATCTCCAACGTGGAAGGCGGGTCGGGCCTGTTCCTGCTGATGATCGCCGCATTCTTTGGCGGGGAGCTGGTCTGGCGCGAGCGCGACCGCAAGCTCAACGAGCTGATCGATTCCACCGCTGCCCCAAGCTGGATCATCACCGTCCCGAAGATCCTCGCCATTTTCCTCGTCCTGCTGCTGGTGAACCTGGCTGGGGCGCTGACCGGCATCGTCTATCAACTGACCGAAGGTGCGAAGGTCATCGGTCTGTCGGACTATGTCACCTGGCTGATCGTGCCGGTCGCCCTCGACGCCCTGCTGATCGCCGTCCTGGCGGTCTTCGTCCAGGTACTCAGCCCTAACAAATATGTCGGGTGGGGAATCTTGTTCGTCTGGTTCGTGTCGGGGATCTTCCTGAACAACCTCGGCTACGGAAACCCGCTCTACACCTACGGGCGGACGCCGCAGGTTCCGCTGAGCGACTTTGTCGGCGCCGGCAGTTTCTGGATCGGCGCCTGGGTCCTGCGCATGTACTGGTTCTTCTTCGCAGTCGTGCTCGCGGTCCTGGCGCACCTGCTGTGGCCGCGCGGCACCGACCTTGCGGTGCGCGCCCGTGTCCGCCGCCTGCCGCGCATGGCGAGCACCCCCGCGCTGGTCATCGTCGGCATCGCCGGAGTATTGATGGCGGCGACCGGCGCCTACGCTTATTACAACATGAAGGTGCTCAACCGGTACCAGACCAGCGACGAAGCGGAAAAGTTCGTCGCCGACTATGAGCGCAAATATCTGAAATACGAAAAGCTGCCGCAGCCCGCGGTGACCAAGGTCGCCCTCGACGTGCAGCTATATCCCAAGCAGAAAATGCTGGTCACCGACGGCGCCTATGCGTTGGTCAACACGGGCACGACCCCGATCAGCGACATCCATGTCCGCAAGAGCGACCAGGATGCCGAGTGGCTGAAGCTGGATATCGCCGGCGCCAAGCTTGCAAGCGACGATGAAAAGTTCGGGTACCGGATCTATCGCCTGGCCAAGCCGCTGGCGCCGGGTGCATCGACGATGCTGCGCTTCAAGTCGCGAATTTGGCACCGGGGCTTTCGCGCCGGCTCGCCCGCCACGGATGTCATCGAGAATGGCACGTTTGCGAACAATTTCGACTTTGCGCCGGTCATCGGGATGGATCGCACCAGCCTGCTTCGGGATCGGATCAAGCGCCGCCGCCAGGGCCTGCCGGCTGAACTTCGCACCGCCAAGCTTGAAGACATGAACGGCGCGCGGCGGAGTTATTTCGGGGTCAGCTGGGTGATGTCCGACATCACGGTGACCACGGATGCCGACCAAACGCCGATCGCACCCGGCAACCAGGTGTCCGATACAGTCAAGGACGGGCGGCGCACGGCCCGGTTCGTCAGCCCGGCGCCGATCCTCAATTTCTTCTCGATCCAGTCGGCAAGGTACAAGGTCGCTACGCTCAACCACAATGGGCTGAAGCTGTCGGTCTATTACCACCCGGACCACGATTGGAACGTCGACAAGATGCTCAAGGCGATGGCGAAGTCGCTCGATTACTACCGCGCGAACTTCGGCCCGTATCAGTTCAACTACGCCCGAATCATCGAATTCCCAGGCTATCGCAGCTTCGCGCAGGCGTTCGCCGGGACGATGCCTTATTCGGAATCGATCGGCTTCAACGCCAACACCAACGATCCCGACAAGATCGACTTCACGACCTATGTCGTCGCGCACGAAATGGGGCACCAATATTGGGCGCACCAGGTCGTCGGCGGCGACATGCAGGGCGCCACGAGCATGAGCGAGACGCTGGCCCAATATTCGGCGCTGATGACGATGAAGCAGATCTACGGCCCGGATAAGATTCGCCGGTTCCTGAAGTACGAGCTCGACAATTACCTGCGCAGCCGTGCCGGTGAAGCGGTCGAGGAACTGCCGCTCGAGCGCGTCGAAAACCAGGATTACATCCATTATCGCAAGGGCGCCCTTGCCATGTACCTGCTGCAGGAGCGGCTGGGCGAGGATGCAGTGAACCGCGCCCTGTCCCGTTTCCTCGACGCCTGGCGCTTCAAGGGTCCGCCCTACCCGCGCTCGCTCGACATGATCGCCGAGTTCCGCAAGGAGGCGAAGACACCCGAACAACAGCGGTTGATCAGCGACCTGTTCAGCAAGATCACGGTTTACGACCTGAAGGTGGTGGATGCGAAGACGCGGCACAGCGGCGATGGCTGGACCACGACGCTGACGCTTGCTGGCGAGAAGGCATACGCCAATGGCAAGGGCGAGGAGACGAAGGCCAAGCTGGACGAGCAGGTCGAAATCGGGCTGTTCACCGCGCGGCCGGGCCTCGGCGCTTTCTCCGCCAAGGACGTGATCGTCATAGAGCGGCAGCGGCTGCACAACGGCAATCAGCAAGTCGTCGTGAAGTCGAAGGTGAAGCCGGCGTTCGCGGGCGTCGATCCGTATAACTTCTTCATCGACCGCAACAGCGACGACAATGTGAAGGCCGTCACGGCCAGTTGA
- a CDS encoding UDP-glucuronic acid decarboxylase family protein yields the protein MPYEQHKRVLVTGGAGFLGSHLCERLLESGHEVLCVDNLFTGTRRNIAHLLDNPNFEFMRHDVTFPLYVEVDAIYNLACPASPIHYQHDPIQTTKTSVHGAINMLGLAKRLNVPILQASTSEVYGDPEMHPQTEDYWGHVNPIGQRSCYDEGKRCAETLFFDYHRQLGLSIKVARIFNTYGPRMHPNDGRVVSNFIVHALQGKPITVYGDGSQTRSFCYVDDLIDGLIRLMNSPKEITGPINLGNPNEMTVRELADKVIGKTGTNQPVEYLELPSDDPRQRQPDITRAREQLGWEPRMPLDEGLDKTIAYFRKLGVADTAADA from the coding sequence ATGCCTTACGAACAGCACAAGCGCGTACTCGTCACCGGCGGCGCCGGCTTCCTCGGCTCGCATCTATGCGAGCGATTGCTGGAAAGCGGTCACGAAGTGCTGTGCGTCGACAATCTCTTCACCGGCACCCGCCGAAACATCGCGCACCTGCTCGACAACCCGAATTTCGAGTTCATGCGCCACGACGTCACCTTCCCGCTCTATGTGGAGGTCGACGCAATCTACAATCTCGCCTGCCCGGCTTCGCCGATCCACTACCAGCACGACCCGATCCAGACGACGAAGACCAGCGTGCATGGCGCGATCAATATGCTGGGCCTCGCCAAACGGCTGAACGTGCCGATCCTGCAGGCGTCGACCAGCGAAGTGTACGGCGATCCCGAAATGCACCCGCAGACCGAGGATTACTGGGGCCACGTCAACCCGATCGGGCAGCGCAGTTGCTACGACGAAGGCAAGCGGTGCGCCGAAACCCTCTTCTTCGATTACCACCGCCAGCTGGGCCTGAGCATCAAGGTGGCGCGCATCTTCAACACCTACGGCCCGCGGATGCACCCCAACGACGGCCGTGTCGTGTCGAACTTCATCGTCCATGCGCTGCAGGGCAAGCCAATCACCGTCTATGGCGACGGCAGCCAGACGCGCAGCTTCTGCTACGTCGACGATTTGATCGACGGGCTGATCCGGCTGATGAACTCACCCAAGGAAATCACCGGCCCGATCAACCTTGGCAACCCCAACGAGATGACGGTGCGGGAGCTTGCCGACAAGGTCATCGGCAAGACGGGGACCAACCAACCGGTCGAATATCTGGAGCTTCCCTCCGACGACCCGCGCCAGCGCCAGCCCGACATTACCCGGGCGCGCGAGCAGTTGGGCTGGGAGCCGCGGATGCC
- a CDS encoding Ppx/GppA phosphatase family protein, giving the protein MAQIAANAPAPAFRPGPATAEMPHPGGEHRVQTRHTYAAVDLGTNNCRLLIARPSDEGFTVIDAFSRIVRLGEGLSQTGRLADHAMDRAVAALAVCADKLRRRNVSLARSVATEACRRAANGRAFVNRVREETGIVLEVIPPAEEARLAMLGCHKLLEPGDGPALIFDIGGGSTELVLVDHVEGIPKIRSWWSAPWGVVSLTESEGREAIEGDDRLLAYRRMRERARRSFESFASTLPRERDDIRLLGTSGTVTTLASVHLALPMYDRRAVDGLHVPIAAMHEISTMIAEMSFEERASLPCIGAERADLVVAGCAILEAILEIWPAANLGIADRGIREGILRSLMARDGHVL; this is encoded by the coding sequence ATGGCGCAAATTGCCGCCAACGCGCCGGCGCCGGCCTTCCGGCCAGGGCCGGCCACCGCCGAAATGCCGCATCCAGGCGGCGAGCACCGCGTTCAGACGCGGCACACCTACGCCGCCGTCGACCTTGGCACCAACAATTGCCGATTGCTGATCGCTCGCCCGAGCGATGAGGGCTTTACCGTCATCGACGCCTTTTCGCGGATCGTGCGCCTTGGCGAAGGCCTGTCCCAGACCGGCCGGCTGGCCGATCATGCAATGGACCGCGCCGTGGCCGCGCTCGCGGTGTGCGCGGACAAGCTTCGCCGCCGCAACGTGTCGCTGGCCCGTTCGGTCGCGACCGAAGCCTGCCGCCGCGCTGCCAATGGACGCGCCTTCGTCAATCGCGTTCGCGAAGAGACGGGAATTGTCCTGGAAGTCATCCCGCCGGCGGAGGAAGCGCGGCTGGCCATGCTCGGCTGCCACAAGCTGCTCGAACCCGGCGATGGCCCCGCGCTGATCTTCGATATCGGCGGGGGATCGACCGAGCTGGTGCTGGTCGACCATGTCGAGGGCATACCCAAGATCCGTAGCTGGTGGAGCGCGCCGTGGGGCGTGGTCTCGCTGACGGAAAGCGAAGGGCGTGAAGCGATCGAAGGCGATGACCGGCTGCTGGCCTATCGCCGGATGCGTGAACGTGCCCGCCGCTCGTTCGAATCCTTCGCTTCCACGCTGCCGCGCGAGCGCGACGACATCCGCCTGCTGGGCACCAGCGGGACGGTAACGACGCTCGCCAGCGTCCACCTGGCGCTGCCGATGTACGACCGCCGCGCGGTCGACGGGCTGCATGTGCCGATCGCGGCGATGCATGAGATCAGTACGATGATCGCCGAGATGAGCTTCGAAGAGCGGGCCAGCCTGCCGTGCATCGGCGCGGAGCGTGCCGACCTGGTCGTCGCCGGCTGCGCGATTCTTGAGGCGATCCTGGAAATCTGGCCGGCAGCCAACCTGGGCATCGCCGACCGCGGCATTCGCGAGGGCATCCTGCGCTCGCTGATGGCGCGCGACGGCCACGTCCTGTGA
- a CDS encoding ABC transporter ATP-binding protein, which translates to MLEIANLSHTYANGTVALDDVSLSIPRGMFGLLGPNGAGKSTLMRTVATLQEPTAGSIRFGDIDVLAQPQALRRRLGYLPQDFGVYPRVSAYAMLDQVAVLKGVTGKGERKAVVETLLNQTNLWAVRDKSIAGFSGGMRQRFGIAQALIGNPELIIVDEPTAGLDPEERNRFLNLLAAIGDNVVVILSTHIVDDVADLCPRMAVLANGRLQLEGKPTDLIASTRGKVWRKAIAHSELEQYQQSHEVISTRLFAGQTIVHVLSDNKPAGFEPVEGGLEDVYFSTLSTLRRAA; encoded by the coding sequence ATGCTGGAAATCGCGAACCTGTCGCACACCTACGCCAACGGCACGGTGGCACTGGATGACGTGAGCCTTTCGATTCCGCGCGGGATGTTCGGCCTGCTCGGCCCCAACGGTGCCGGCAAGTCGACCTTGATGCGCACTGTCGCCACTCTGCAGGAGCCGACGGCGGGAAGCATCCGCTTCGGCGACATCGATGTGCTTGCACAGCCGCAGGCGCTGCGCCGCCGGCTTGGCTACCTGCCGCAGGATTTCGGCGTTTATCCGCGGGTTTCCGCCTATGCGATGCTTGACCAGGTCGCGGTGTTGAAGGGCGTCACCGGCAAGGGTGAACGCAAGGCGGTGGTCGAAACCCTGCTTAACCAGACCAACCTGTGGGCGGTGCGCGACAAGTCTATCGCTGGGTTCTCCGGCGGCATGCGCCAGCGCTTCGGCATTGCCCAAGCACTGATCGGCAACCCCGAACTGATCATCGTCGACGAACCGACCGCCGGCCTCGACCCGGAAGAGCGCAACCGCTTCCTCAACCTGCTCGCCGCGATCGGCGACAACGTCGTCGTCATCCTGTCGACCCACATCGTCGACGACGTCGCCGACTTGTGCCCGCGCATGGCGGTGCTGGCCAACGGCCGGCTGCAGCTTGAAGGCAAGCCCACCGACCTGATCGCGTCGACCCGCGGCAAGGTGTGGCGCAAGGCCATCGCGCATTCGGAGCTGGAGCAATATCAGCAAAGCCACGAGGTGATTTCGACCCGCCTGTTCGCTGGCCAGACCATCGTTCACGTGCTTTCGGACAACAAGCCGGCCGGGTTTGAACCGGTCGAAGGCGGGCTTGAGGACGTTTACTTCTCGACCCTGTCCACCCTCCGCCGCGCAGCCTGA